In Muribaculum gordoncarteri, the genomic window TCTAATAAATATAAATACTCCCCGATTCATAAAATTATGCCGGGGAGTATCGTATCAATGATTATATGCGTTACGGGGTTATTTCTTGAACAGCCTGAACAGCTCGCCCACCCAGAGTACAAGTGATGTAACGACGATTATTATCACCCAGTCGACAACCTTGAGAGGAGTCACATTGAACATCTCGCCGCCGAAAGTGACGATAAGAATCTGTCCGATGAGAATAACCAACGCTATGAAATCAAATTCGGAACAGCCCTTGAGGTTGAACGCCGAACCGTGGCTCTCGAAAGCCCTCGCATTGAACATGTTCCAGAACTGGAGGAACACGAAGATGGTGAAGAAGAGGCTCAGCTCGTAGGGAGTCATCTCCGATGAAGAGGGATCGAGATGCAGCGACAGGAGGTCGGTGAGGCAAGTGATATCGGCATGATGGAAGATGTAGAGAAGTCCCAGCAGCAGGACGAAGAACAATCCGCCCATACCGATTATGTCGTAGCGCATCGGCCGGTTTATGATAAAGGCATTACGGTCGCGGGGCTTGTCCTTCATGACACGCTCCGACGGCGGCAACGATGCAAGAGCCATGGCGGCAAAGGTGTCCATAATCAAGTTGACCCAAAGCATCTGAGTCACGGTAAGCGGCGACTCGGTACCCATGAACGCGCCACAGAGCACAATGAGGCAGGCCACGACATTTACCGTCATCTGGAACAGGATGAAACGCTGTATGTTGTGGTAGAGCGAGCGACCCCACATCACGGCCCTTCCGATGCTTGCAAAAGAGTTGTCGACAATTGTTATGTCGCTGGCCTCCTTGGCCACCGAGGTGCCGTCGCCCATCGACAGTCCCACCTGTGCGGCCTTTAGGGCCGGAGCGTCGTTGGTGCCGTCGCCGGTCACAGCCACCACCTCGTTACGCTTCTGCAACGTTTCGACAAGTCGCTTCTTGTCGAGCGGGCGCGCGCGCGATATAACCTTAAGATCCTTTACGCGATCATATAGCGCCTTATCGTCGAGCGCGGCAAATTCGGGTCCGGTGATTATGTTGCGGTCGCCGTCGCCCTCCTTCCACAATCCTATCTGGCGGGCAATCTCCTTGGCCGTATTGGGAGTGTCGCCGGTCACTATCTTGATGGCGATACCTGCGTCAAGGCACTCCTGAACGGCATCGGGCACATCGGCGCGCACGGGGTCGGATATGGCCACAACACCCATAAAGGTGAGATTGTCAGCTACAAGATTTCCGTCGGCGATTGCCTCCTGACCGGGTTCGACAATCTGGTAAGCGAATCCGAGAGTACGCATGGCCTGATTCTGATAGCCGAGCAGCAGATTGTCGATCGCCGCCTTGTCGACACCACCCTCGGTGTTGCGGCAGAGCGAGTAGACAATCTCGGGAGCGCCCTTGACATATAGGATCGTCTTTCCCGGAAGCACACCCGACTTCACCTCCGAGGCCATGTATTTGCGCTCGGTGGTAAAGGGTATCTCATCGACGCGCTCCACGCCCTCGCGCAGCGTCCTGTAGTCGACTCCGTTGTTGCGGAGCCACAGAATCAACGCACCCTCGGTGGGATTGCCAAGCACCGACGGCTTGTCGGGATTGGAGAGGTCGAGCAACGCCGTCGAGTTAACGGCTATTCCCTCCTCCACGAGGCGGCTCATCACGCTGTCGTCAAGCCGCTGTTCAGGCAGCCCGAAAAAGTCGGTGCGGTATATGCGCATCTGGTTTTCGGTCAGAGTGCCGGTCTTGTCGGTACATATAACGGTGGTCGCGCCCATCGTTTCGCAGGCGTGCATCTTGCGCACGAGGTTGTTGGTCTTCAGCATTCGCCTCATGCTGTAGGCAAGGCTCAGCGTCACGGCCATGGGCAATCCTTCGGGAATCGACACCACAAGCAGTGTGACGGCAATCATTATCGTCTGCAGGAAGAACGTGACAAATCTAAGCCAGTCAAACTCCACCATGTTGATGAAGAAGAGCGACAACCGTCCAATGATAATCAAGGCCGCGATGCCGAGGCTTACTCGCGTTATGAGAGTGCCGAGCCTGTCGAGCTGCTCATTGAGCGGGGTCTTTACACTGTCGTCGATTTGTGCCGCCTCAAACACTTTTCCGTTCTCGGTGTGGTCGCCCACAGCCTTTACCTCATACATTCCATGCCCTTCCATGACCTTGGTACCGCGCATAACCCAATCGGTAGGGAAAGTGGCATCCTTGTCAAAGAGAGCCGGGTCGGTCGACTTGGCGCACACGGGCTCACCCGTCAGCGACGACTCGTCGACCTGGAGCGAAACAGCCTCGATCAACTCTCCGTCGGCGGGAATCTCCTCACCGGTGGTAATGATAACTATATCACCCACAACGATGTCCTTCTTGGGCACCTGAGTAGTGTTGCCGTTGCGAATCACCTGGACGGGCTCATCGTCATTAACCTGGTTGAGGATTGCAAACTCCTTGTCGGCCCTTGCTTCAAAGTAGAAGGCAAGCCCGGTGGCAAGGAATATGGCGATGAAAATGCCAAGCGGCTCAAAGAACACCGTAGCGTCGGTATCGGGCAATGCGTAATACTCGTAGCACGCAATGCCTATCGAGAGCGCACCGGCAACAAGAAGGATTATTATCAACGGGTCCTTGAATTTCTCGAGAAATCGCATGAACATCGATCTCTTTTTGGGCGGAGTAAGTACATTTACACCATGCTCACGCCTGCTTTCCAGAACCTGAGCATCGGTCAAGCCATCATAATGACGAGATTGTGACATAGATATTACCTGAATTTAATTTTTTTTATATCAACAACTAATCCGATGATAAAGTTAGAAGTTATAGGAAACACCGATCGAAGGCACAAATGCGTGAACCTTGTAATCGGCGGTAAAGGTCTTGTTTACTGGTAATCCGAGATTGGGCATGCTCGCAGCAAGCAGGTCGGTGTACGGGCATGAAGCGTTATCCTTACCAAGGCCGGCCACATAGAGCATCGACAGGTCGATCGACACGTTCTTGATAGGACGGAACGACAGTCCCAAGGTAGGCTCAAGCTTGGTCATGCCCGGAGTTTCGGGGTTGTAGTAAGATATATTCACAGGAGTTGTGTCGACAATAAATCCGGCACGGATGTCAAAGCGATTGGTCAGGGCATACTGTGCGCCGAGGCGGAAAGCCCACGAGTTGCGGTAATCCTTGGTGAGATGCTGATTGTAAGGGGTGAGCTGATCGCTGAGGAAATTTATCTCAAGGCTCTTGTAGGTGCTCCAGCCTGTGAACTGCGCATCGAAAGCGAGAGTGAGCGCCTCAATGGGCTTGTAGCTTACACCGAATGTAAGTACCGAGGGCATAGGCATTTCGGCCGAGAAGTTGGCTTCGTTGAGCACGTTCAGAGTCGACGACAGCACAGCGCTGGCAACATCGTTGGCATAGGTTACCGCCGCATCGCCCGACTTCACCCTCATTGTCATGCGTGAGCGATAGTTGACGCCTACCGT contains:
- a CDS encoding calcium-translocating P-type ATPase, PMCA-type, which gives rise to MSQSRHYDGLTDAQVLESRREHGVNVLTPPKKRSMFMRFLEKFKDPLIIILLVAGALSIGIACYEYYALPDTDATVFFEPLGIFIAIFLATGLAFYFEARADKEFAILNQVNDDEPVQVIRNGNTTQVPKKDIVVGDIVIITTGEEIPADGELIEAVSLQVDESSLTGEPVCAKSTDPALFDKDATFPTDWVMRGTKVMEGHGMYEVKAVGDHTENGKVFEAAQIDDSVKTPLNEQLDRLGTLITRVSLGIAALIIIGRLSLFFINMVEFDWLRFVTFFLQTIMIAVTLLVVSIPEGLPMAVTLSLAYSMRRMLKTNNLVRKMHACETMGATTVICTDKTGTLTENQMRIYRTDFFGLPEQRLDDSVMSRLVEEGIAVNSTALLDLSNPDKPSVLGNPTEGALILWLRNNGVDYRTLREGVERVDEIPFTTERKYMASEVKSGVLPGKTILYVKGAPEIVYSLCRNTEGGVDKAAIDNLLLGYQNQAMRTLGFAYQIVEPGQEAIADGNLVADNLTFMGVVAISDPVRADVPDAVQECLDAGIAIKIVTGDTPNTAKEIARQIGLWKEGDGDRNIITGPEFAALDDKALYDRVKDLKVISRARPLDKKRLVETLQKRNEVVAVTGDGTNDAPALKAAQVGLSMGDGTSVAKEASDITIVDNSFASIGRAVMWGRSLYHNIQRFILFQMTVNVVACLIVLCGAFMGTESPLTVTQMLWVNLIMDTFAAMALASLPPSERVMKDKPRDRNAFIINRPMRYDIIGMGGLFFVLLLGLLYIFHHADITCLTDLLSLHLDPSSSEMTPYELSLFFTIFVFLQFWNMFNARAFESHGSAFNLKGCSEFDFIALVILIGQILIVTFGGEMFNVTPLKVVDWVIIIVVTSLVLWVGELFRLFKK
- a CDS encoding OmpP1/FadL family transporter yields the protein MKKLILASMALAVSLTVMAEGYQVNTLSARQGGMAHTGVALKLGAESMYFNPAGMAFMDKSLDLTASVNGVAATATATIDGKEYETNNKVSTPMNVGAAFSIYDNLKAGVSMYTPYGSSIDWSTNWPGAVLNQSVNLATYTIQPTVAWEIVPGLSVGAGLMVSWGTVDLNKGLVSPSTLDLVLGALGNDYRFGSTTPASVNLKGTANIALGFNVGAMYDINEQWTVGVNYRSRMTMRVKSGDAAVTYANDVASAVLSSTLNVLNEANFSAEMPMPSVLTFGVSYKPIEALTLAFDAQFTGWSTYKSLEINFLSDQLTPYNQHLTKDYRNSWAFRLGAQYALTNRFDIRAGFIVDTTPVNISYYNPETPGMTKLEPTLGLSFRPIKNVSIDLSMLYVAGLGKDNASCPYTDLLAASMPNLGLPVNKTFTADYKVHAFVPSIGVSYNF